TCCTATAATGGTGTTTAGAAATATCTTACCGATGTTGGGTTATCACAGTGGGCCTGAGTATCCCAAGGGGGATGAGATATGATCAGATGACCACTAATATTGTCAAATGCATCAATATAGTATTGAAAGATGCTTGATCCCTTCCATAAGAGAGTGACGATGCCATACGTAAAAAGGAAGAGACTCATGTCACTGCACTGTTGGATCATATCATAGGTCTTCACCATGAATGGTTTTCTAAGCGTGGACATTAGCATTAAAGCAAGAAACGGTTTTGTCAGACCATGGTAAAGAACTTATGAAACTTGCAAAATCACTTCCAAGACATAAAATGCCCGGTCGATCACCACGAGCTTGAGATTGTAGACGTTCATCTCAACCTTcgtattaatttgaattaacaGACTTGAATTTATGGCAAATTTGATTACTATGAGATCCCCTGCTCACATGCTCTCATCACTTGTCAGGTTAGGAATATTTATCCATATAGTCTATGCTTTAGTACATACACAGTTATATCTTGGCTGGCTAGTTATGCAAAGCCCATATTCCCTGTATGTCATTCATCATAGTGGAAGACACCACCTAGGTTTGAGGATAGAGTATTTCTACCTCCAAGGGTTGTTGGAATGGTTGGTCGTCGTTCAACTGTATGAATCCCATCAAATGGTAAAATCCAGAAACAGTTTCATAGGTGTACTCGTTGTCGCAATGTTGGACATAAGAAGACATGTCGGGCAACCCTTGTAGAGAACACTTAGATGGATTTTTTTCCCCTCAACCCTAGTATATTTAGTACAATGCCATGTACTCATTTCATTCATATGAAGTATCTTGAATTCAgttttccttttatttgtatgattGTTTTCATCAGTTCTCAGGCAAATCTCAGATAAAAAAAGTTGTTCTTTCTTGCTTTCTCGAGAAATCTCGGGCAATTTTTAGCTTGAGTTGTAAAACAGAATGGTATTATAATCGTATTCTCAGACCATCTCGAACAACATGTACCCCAAGATTTAATACAGAAGCCATTAGTCTTTAGATCTCGGGCCATCTCACATAACATGTACCAGAGATTTAATACACATGCCATTAGTCCTTAGATCTCAAGTGATCTCAGGAAACATTTACTCCGAGATGTAATATAGAATGCCATTAGTCTTTAGATCTCAGGTGATCTTGGGCAATATGTATCTCAAGATTTAATACAGAATGCCATCTTTCTTTAGATCTTGGGCTATCTGGAGCAACATATGCCCCAAGATTTAACAGAATGTTGTCTTTCTTTAGATCTCGTTGGATTTCTACAACTTTTACCCAGAGATTACGTAAAATTATGCATGAACCTGTGTCAATTTGGTGCAATTTTTAAGATTGGTTCgttgttatattaaaaatgCAACAGGTTCATTTTTACTAAAAATAGTTACAGAAACTATTACAAGAAAGCTCTGTTATATAGTCAGTTCACGCTGAAATAAGAGAATGTTATCCTGCCTAAGTGTACCTAAAGGAGTTTGACTTGTATCGTATTCAAATAGTTTTGTACAAAATATCCCTCAATCACCTCACGTATATTGTTGTGGTACAGTCTTCACTTGATATACTCTCCACGATGTCAAGGGTAGATTCAACTTCCTTGCTAGGATCTCAACCCTATCCAGTAGAGTTGGAAGTACAATCCGCATGTTATCCACCTCCTTTGATAGCTTGACAGCGGATGTCAGTGTGATCAGGGAGTCTAATACGAGTATCTGCTCAACGACCATGTTGATCACCAAAAGCACCCAATGGCACCCAGTGATGTTGTACGACATAAACATAGTCAAACACCTTCCAAGGTGTGCTGTGACCTAGCTATTCCCTTTGTACATATCTCATAATTGTAATATCCTTCACCCAAGTTTGTTCCACGTCTAAAGGTCTAGTTGTAAACCCCTCAActtgttttactagttaattaagtttaagttctcttaattatgtgttaattatccTAATTACGGATATAAGTTCTTATAAGTTCTCTTAATATGATTATAATGTTTGTAGTAATTAAAGATTATGGAAGTTATAATGGGtatgcatatgaggtggagatgaggaaaattttctaaattttgaatgGGGTGCTTTCCGATGGTAAAGAGCAGTCAACACTTAGACATATTTCGGAAAGCTAAGATAAGTGAGGAACACATGGGCATTTATGGGCTTAAGAACCGAAGGGTGAAAAATTGACTATGTGTAACTGGAGGTATGCGTCAAGGGCCTTTAGAGGTCAGTGAAGACCTAGGATGGATAATATGCGAGAACTTGGGTTTTCTTAAGTGAATGTATGGTAGACGAAGAGTGTTGAGCTGTGTTAAAGGTACGGGACACGTTTATAAGCATTAGGCCTAAGCACGAGTGTCTAAGGGTAAAACCAACATATGTGTTAAACGGTGATGCATGAGCAAATGGAGATACCGTGTTAGTTGTGGTATGCGTTGGCCAAGGCCAAAGGCTAGCAGGAATGTAAGCTTGGGCTTTGATAAGAGACTTAAGTCTTCAGCTTAAACACTTAATTAGTGAGCTACGTGGCATGCTTAAATGCCTTAAAGAGTTAAGTATGCCAGCTGTCAATTTGAGGAACTTCATGAGCATGCAGCCTTAGTATAAAAGGAGTTTTAAGTTAAAGAACTTGGTTTAGGTATTTTGAGTGTGCTAAGGGAGAAGAGCTGCCAGTGATTTGAAGCTTGAGCTATGATGAAGCTAATTCAAGGTTGTTGAAAAAAGATCTCCATGGAATTAGCTGAAGgttgaagaatttcttcaagtGCTTAAGAATCTAAGGCCACATGTCGAGTTGTCAGAATTGGTGAATTCCAAGCTTGGGGGAAAAGAATCAGAAGTTGGAAGATAAGGTAGCTGAGATGTTTAGGAATAAGTTCTTAGAAGGAAGTTTCATGAGATTGTACctggaatttaagttattcaagctgaaagtgaaaatttgaaattttgattggaTGAACAAGCAGACAGCTACTATCCACGCATAAGTAAGCAGCTGACCAACAACATTAAGTATGGACAAGCCATTGTCGCATAGGCGAAACCAACACATTTTAACACATAAGGGTATCTTGTGTGAGCTGCCACACACACAAGTTGGTTGCAAAGTAAAATTTTGGTTAGGTGTGGTTATGTGTTAAATACAATATACTAAGGATACATCGTATAGTAAAGGAAGAAAATAATGCATCGAACTAGGTTGAAGTTCAACATGCGTTATTTTTTAAgtaactcttatcaaagagtacctatgagcggaagcaagatcgttccaaattcattatgaTAGAAATATTGCATTcacaaacaaacatacaagttatgcatttaacaactcACCTAGTCATTGTGATCATCCAGTCTATTGTCCACCAAATCACATTGTCGCTTACCACCGATGGTCTTCTACACGAATAAGGCAGCAAGGAGGACACAACCACTcggaatccaagaggtgtgggctctgttggatttggtagacgGGAGGAGGAAACAAtaatcgtttaccacgaccaagtaagtgggagagatatgaagtctatcgcatagacggatgcttgattgtttagtaaaagataCATGACCGTGTAGATTGGGCTGATGATTTAGACGACCGTTTAGTAAAATTGCTTGCGCGCgcgatcgcttagaaaaaggtagatgattgtttaggaaagctgcgtgtgtacacgatcgtttaggacaaCTTGAGCTACCGTGTAGGCTCTCGTTTACTAGACGATGGGCAGTGTACTTAATCGTGAAGCGATTATCTgatttttttgcaaaatgaaaaccattttcattttatctttcagttacgaaaactgaatataacctcccactatctcgtGCGGTTATCGAGAaaaaccaacaattatctcataattatttaattaaaaaataaatataatcatattatatttataacctatagtttaatatcatatcatatgcaacatataaaccatagtcattttctccaccactagatataaatcatatttgtatccttttcctccaattaatgtatctcatacatcatgtcaactatatcatatataattgacccatttaattatatcatatataatcaaactccctcttgtcaatctgaacacttcaaactgacccaaaaactgattctcaacttgaatccattgagctaccaagaggaccttatgaatctgtagcttgaagctccaatggtacgtgaaaaGCTAActaactctttagccacgagatccaccatccgttaactgccaggcattctactaaagaccgatagttgtactcttctcaccacagatatatttctgtgtccatcggatataatcaatcaacagtacgataacccttcacagatgctcgtaagtacagctgggccaatttaccattttgcccctgtagttacatctaacttctcaagtaccactaatccctctaatgaacaatacaatacagtcctactatgtgtggacacctctcgggccatgagaaggtgtgtggcaccacatcgttcaagtcccagaatcagcccttaagggagcaatctatctacttactcctgctttggggaaggagtgaattccatcttgtgtagttgagttcccagctcccaaatcagacgaattcccaaagtggtaggtttgagtcggtaatctggccactcgcacccatgcaaatcaaatgaccgccctcaaaggcaagagttcccaactcagtcaggattgaggtcatgttactcttattaaagagtacctatgagcggaagcaagatcgttccaaattcattgtgatcaAAATATCACATTcacaaacaaacatacaagttatgcatttaacaacaaattatggcatgcttttcaaatttaaatgcaAAAGAACGAAagacataccagttgaagaacttttcttttcttgaaCTCTCGCTCTCGTTAGGACTTGCAACTTACGCAATCGCTGTGATCGCCTAGTCTATCGTCCACTAAATCATGTTGTCACTTACCACCGATGGTCTTTTACGTGAACAAGGAAAAAATGAGGATACAACCACTTGAAAACCacggtattctcagagtgagaatctaagaggtgtggactttgttggatttggtagaggggaagaggaaacaacgatcgtttaccacgaccaagcttGTGGGAGAGATatgaagtctatcgcatagacaaatgcttgatcgtttagtaaaaggtacacgatcgtgtagtaaattggGGCTGATTGTTTAGACGTTCGTTTAGTAAAATCACTTGCGCGCGCGACCGCTTAgaaaaaggtagacgatcgtttaggaaagttgcgcgtgtacacgatcgtttaagacAACTTGAGNNNNNNNNNNNNNNNNNNNNNNNNNNNNNNNNNNNNNNNNNNNNNNNNNNNNNNNNNNNNNNNNNNNNNNNNNNNNNNNNNNNNNNNNNNNNNNNNNNNNNNNNNNNNNNNNNNNNNNNNNNNNNNNNNNNNNNNNNNNNNNNNNNNNNNNNNNNNNNNNNNNNNNNNNNNNNNNNNNNNNNNNNNNNNNNNNNNNNNNNNNNNNNNNNNNNNNNNNNNNNNNNNNNNNNNNNNNNNNNNNNNNNNNNNNNNNNNNNNNNNNNNNNNNNNNNNNNNNNNNNNNNNNNNNNNNNNNNNNNNNNNNNNNNNNNNNNNNNNNNNNNNNNNNNNNNNNNNNNNNNNNNNNNNNNNNNNNNNNNNNNNNNNNNNNNNNNNNNNNNNNNNNNNNNNNNNNNNNNNNNNNNNNNNNNNNNNNNNNNNNNNNNNNNNNNNNNNNNNNNNNNNNNNNNNNNNNNNNNNNNNNNNNNNNNNNNNNNNNNNNNNNNNNNNNNNNNNNNNNNNNNNNNNNNNNNNNNNNNNNNNNNNNNNNNNNNNNNNNNNNNNNNNNNNNNNNNNNNNNNNNNNNNNNNNNNNNNNNNNNNNNNNNNNNNNNNNNNNNNNNNNNNNCTATCGTATTAGGCTCCCgttttactagacgattgggCAGTGTTACTTAATCGTGAAGCGATTATCTGATTGttttttgcaaaaatgaaaaccatttttcattttatccttcagttacgaaaactaaattataaccctcccactatctTGTGCGGCCTGgagaaaaaaatttacaattatcttcataattattaatttaaaaaataaatataattcatattataatttataaacctataatttaatatcacatctatgcaacatataaaccatagtcctttctCATCCACTATTTTTTTagcaaaggactgccctcaaaagcaggagttcccaactcatttaggattgaggtcatgttacctatggtcatcctagtgaagtgaagtctttgtcatgaacgacattatataacgagactataacacttcgtggtctggtcttatacaaattgataacttgtagaaatacaagttattgtggctctTAAGATGAAACaattaaggtttttaatgataaaatcttatcatttttagaagaaatgcatggaattactcaaacattagcaaactcatgcaaaagaatgtttattactaAAGTACCGCGGCATTAACGCATTATATTTCAGGATTTCAACTagagtctaacgcatgattaagaaGTGTTGCAGGCAAAGTCTAACGCATTGGCCATGCATTggagggattcaacgcaaggaagattcattgattcaggctgtttgtgtcaaatcaccacttgcaagcatgggcacctgcagcaggcggcatctgaaaagcatctgagtgttaggcggctgaccagggcatagactttaatgctgcccatcatcaAGCTGGAGAAGACCagtgcctataaatagaagaaatccctcAAGAGTTCGAAGTTCAGAAATTCCAAGTTCTCACTCACAGTTTTAGTCTCAGTGTTAGTTTAGTCTtagttttagatctttagagctgTGTTGTGGTGTCGAGAAGAgaaagagggaagagaaccaccattATTGCCGATCAAGGAGTGGAGGAAGTCGAGCTCTAGAGAGACACTTCATCCAAATCTTACACAAATGgttgtacacaactagaattgagccaaagaggacaagagattgtactatGCGGTTTGACTCAGTTCATTTCATCTTATTTATTGCTTTCATCCTTTCATCTGATTaagtattgcttttgtaaagacaatatgcttctttataaattcacatatttaatctatcacactttgccattgtttatttcttgtttatgttggatgcatttatacttcatgcaaaattccatttcaaaTGCTTAAGCCACTAAATAAATTGGTAAGAGCATTTTTAACTTaaactattcgagagaataaataAGCCAGCTTCGAGTTAGAACGCATAGTACtactagagatagacttactggtgttttattgcatcctgtgTTTGACGCATACATCCAAGAGATAGGcattgtatgttattcgcattgagaagtgtcgaatatagtctaacgcataaacaaagataaacaaatcATCTCATTCACATCACATTCTAGTTCGTGTACATTCAACTTAGATCGACGCGTACCACTTGCATTAAAAATCCATTTCCACACGACCCATCATTTTCTACTCAatccttttgtatcttcttgcatacacacaacaccttagtgtaaataacacatttctctgTACATTTAGGATATCCCTACAACAGCTATAATGAaaggtctgcgttagcttaatctgaatccctgagttcgaccctggacttaccaggaacctaaattgaatttatacttggatccgATTTAGGAAAATTTGAACATCAATAGAGGAGTGTCATGCGTTCTATTGCACATCTCttacgcatcaacgcatcattcatacttatttttccaaattattttatacaatacactcctagctCGAATCACAAAagcaacgaacaagtttttggcgccgttgccagggattCAGCAACAAAACTAACCATAAATTTTGCTTGTATCTTTTGTAGGAACACTTCAGCTGAGGGAGTATTATGAGCTAAGCCTAAGCTTATAAACGTTTATAAGCAGGGAGAGCACTCTTGAACTTGTATACGACCCTAAGGTTGAAATGACATTCCGACGAAGAAATCGATCTAATCGTCGTTGTAGGTTTAGGCAACAACTTCTCAGACAATAAACCAGGAAACAACAAATGGCGGACGAACAGGCAAATCAAAACTTAGCTCAACAACTAGCCCACGATGCGCAAAATCCGATTCTAATGGCGAACAGTAGTACGCGTCCCATGAGGGAGTATGCGTCTTCTGTATTATATGATTTCTCACCTGGGATCACATATCCAACGCCAGATGGGACAagattcgagatgaaatctGTGATGCTACAAATGCTCCAAACAACTGAACAATTTGGGGGTGGTCATGGAGAAGATCCTTATGCCCACATGAAACGTTTCCTGGAAACGTGCAActcatttgtgattcctggaatcactCCAGAAGCGATCAGGCTATGTTTGTTCCCATATTCTTTGCGTGATGGCACAAAGTAATGGGTAAGTTCTCTAGAGCCTGGTGAGATCACAACCTGGGAGAAgttggtggagaaattcatgcaaaaatacttcccacccACCACCAATGCAAGGAGGCGTAGAGAGATCATGAACTTCGAGCAAGAAGAAGCTAAAATTTTGAGCGCCGCATGGGAGCGTTTAAAAGGATTAGTCAAAAATTGCCCCAACCATGGATTACCATTAACTATCCAGATGGTGACCTTTTATGGTGTATTGAATAGAGCATCCCAGATTGCAGTTGGTGGTATCATGGATAAATCCTATGCTGAAGCTAAGGAAATATTAGACCGCATTGCTAAGCACAACATGGAATGGATGGATGATACTTATGACGCAAGAGCCGACAGGAAGAGGCGATCTCAGAATGTGAATTCTATCGATTCCAACGCAATAGTCACACTTTCTGCACAAGTGGTTGCTATGACCAACCTTTTACAGAACATGTCATTAGGGAACACATCAAATCAGCAGAAGGTAAATCAGGTAGACACATTCGTGCAGCCCATGGTTAGCTGTGTGGGTTGTGGAGATCCTCATTCTTACTCTGATTGCCCACAAAATCTGCAATCATTCTGCTTCattaaaaacaacccattttCAAACACATATAATTCCGGATGgaggaaccatccaaatttttcttggacagGAAATCAACAGGAGCCACACCACCTAGAGGTGAACTAGCAGCAAAGGCAAGGACCGCTGCCTGCATTCTAGCCAACGCATCAGCCACACCAACAATCCTTTAATAGAGAAGGTCAGGCGTCGAGCTCAGCATNAGGACCGCTGCCTGCATTCTAGCCAACGCATCAGCCACACCAACAATCCTTTAATAGAGAAGGTCAGGCGTCGAGCTCAGCATCTCCGCTTGAAGGAGTATATAGCCTAGAATGACGCATTGCTAGAAAGCCAGGCGTCGTTTATCAGAAACCTGGAGAAACAGGTGGGGCAGATTGCAAGTGAATTGAAGAATCGGCAGCCTAGAGTCTTGCCTAGCAACACTGAAACCCCGGGGAATAacaatggaaaggagcaatgtcatgcggtgacattgcgaagtggcaAAGCTCTTGAAAAAAGAAACATGAACCCAAGAAACAACAATCCTTCAAAAGAACTCATCACACGTTCAATGGCATTAGgagatcaagaagaaagaacgCCTGAATCCACAAGCCATTCAGAGTCAAGTACGTCTAACGTGGGAAAACCTGCGGTGCCACTAAATGCACCATTCCCTAGACACTTAatgaagaatgatgaacaacaattTGAGCGTTTTCTTGAACTCCTGAGGCAATTGCACATCAATATTCCACTTGTAGAAGCCTTggaacaaatgccaaaatatgtcaaattttttaaggatattttgacaaagaaaagaatAGTCAGCGAGACGAAAGTAATTACGCTAATGCAGGAGTGCAATGCGTTAGTAAGCAACAAACTACCCAAGAAACAGAAGAACCCGGGAAGCTTCACAGTCTCGTGCTCAATTGGAGGGTTGGATGTGGGACATGCGTTGTGTGATTTGGGAGTAAGCATTAACCTCATGCCACTctcaatcttcaagaaattgggAATTGGTGAAGCACAACCCACTTCTATTACTCTTCAACTCGCTGATAGGACGATCAAATATCCTaaaggaaagattgaagacgTTCTAGTAAAAGTTGACAACTTCATATTCCCAGCAGATTTCATCATCTTAGACTATGAAACAGACAGGGATGTACCAATTATTATTGGACGCCCCTTTCTAGCCACTGGGAAAGTATTAATAGACGTGCATAAGGGAGAATTAACTATGCGCGTAGACAATTAGGAAGTGAAGTTTAATATGTTAAACGCATTAAAGTTCCCGGATAGTAAAGAATGTCCACTGAACATAATAGAGTTGCCTGAAGAAGAAGTGACCCAAGTTTGTGAGGTCCTCGCAttggaagaaaacatgaaagaacCTGAGCCGAGTCTGAGTGAGCACTGGACGAAACCAACACATCCATCACTAGAGAAACCACCATAACTTGAGCTGAAACCGTTACCTAATCACCTTAAATACGCTTTCCT
This genomic window from Benincasa hispida cultivar B227 chromosome 4, ASM972705v1, whole genome shotgun sequence contains:
- the LOC120075511 gene encoding uncharacterized protein LOC120075511, which produces MQECNALVSNKLPKKQKNPGSFTVSCSIGGLDVGHALCDLGVSINLMPLSIFKKLGIGEAQPTSITLQLADRTIKYPKGKIEDVLVKVDNFIFPADFIILDYETDRDVPIIIGRPFLATGKVLIDVHKGELTMRVDN